The Terriglobia bacterium sequence CAAAGGTCTGACTTGTTTCCTGCTGCCGCGCTGGACGCCCAGTGGCGACAAAAACAATTTCCATATCCAGCGGCTCAAGGACAAAATGGGAAACCGCTCGAATGCGTCCGGCGAAGTGGAATTCGCGAGCGCCTGGGCCCGGCAAGTGGGCGAAGAAGGCCGCGGCGTGAGCACCATCATTGAAATGGTGAACCATACGCGCCTGGATTGTGCCATCGCCTCCGCCGGGCTGATGCGTCAGGCCCTGGTGCAGGCCGTGCATCATTGCCGGCATCGTCAGGCCTTTGGCAAATTGCTGATCGAGCAGCCACTCATGCGCCAGGTGCTGGCAGATCTTACGGTCGAGTCGGAAGCCGCGACGTTGCTGGTCGCGCGGCTGGCAGCCTCGTTTGATGCCCGCGCCGCCGACGCCCAAGGACGCGCCTTCAGCCGCATCGCCACCGCCATCTGCAAGTACTGGCTGTGCAAGCGGTCGCCGCTGCATGTTGGAGAAGCGCTTGAATGTTTGGGCGGCAACGGTTACGTGGAAGAATCCATCATGCCCCGACTCTATCGCGAAGCGCCGCTGTACGGCATATGGGAAGGCTCGGGCAACGTGATCTGTCTGGACATCCTGCGCGCGCTGAGCAAAGATCCCGCCACGGCCGAGGCTCTGCTTGCCGAATTGAAAACCACCGCAGGCGCCGATCCCCGGCTGGACCGCTTCGTCGCCACGATTCAGGCTGATCTGCACGACATTCTCAAGCCGTCTTCCGGCAAGATCGGTGGGCATGAATCCCGCGCGCGCCGTCTGGCGGAGCGGCTGGCGTTGGCCCTGCAAGCGTCATTGGTCGTCCGGCACGGACGGTCGGAGGTCGCCGAAGCTTTCCTGGCGTCACGCATCGCCGGCGACCACGGCCACACCTTTGGGACCCTGCCGGAAGAAAGCAAGATAGCGACAATTCTGGAGGGATAGGAAGGGTGAGTTTAATTTGGCCCCTGCTCGCAGACGCCGGACGTCGAACAGATTTTGGGACACTAAAAGAAAAAGATCTTCGCGGCGGTCTTGCTGCCGCGAAGATTGAACCACCAAGGCAAAGAAACAAGAAAGGAGCAGAGG is a genomic window containing:
- a CDS encoding acyl-CoA dehydrogenase family protein, with the translated sequence MADTHDVQNQVPPLTGYNLFLTDRVLVEAVRREGAGWAERQISELGHLLGSHEAQRWGFEANENKPVLHTHDATGNRRDEVVFHPAWHNLMRASIEHKLHSLPFMHKRVGANVARAAKLMITVQNEAGHTCPISMTFSGMAALRVEPDLASEWEAKVLAPTYDPRFLPAREKSGALLGMGMTEKQGGSDVRANTTRAERLSDRGREFLITGHKWFISAPMCDAFLILAQAPKGLTCFLLPRWTPSGDKNNFHIQRLKDKMGNRSNASGEVEFASAWARQVGEEGRGVSTIIEMVNHTRLDCAIASAGLMRQALVQAVHHCRHRQAFGKLLIEQPLMRQVLADLTVESEAATLLVARLAASFDARAADAQGRAFSRIATAICKYWLCKRSPLHVGEALECLGGNGYVEESIMPRLYREAPLYGIWEGSGNVICLDILRALSKDPATAEALLAELKTTAGADPRLDRFVATIQADLHDILKPSSGKIGGHESRARRLAERLALALQASLVVRHGRSEVAEAFLASRIAGDHGHTFGTLPEESKIATILEG